One genomic segment of Corynebacterium durum includes these proteins:
- a CDS encoding glycosyltransferase family protein: METTPVRVLLYSHDSQGLGHVRRNLTIAHHIAAAIPAATGHPVSGLLVSGLAPASVFPLPQGFDWLTIPGISKGKDGYQPRSLGEPTHNLIRLRSELLKSTLLSFAPDLVIIDRHIYGVWKELFTPLEQLRTAHPHTSVVLGLREVLDEPAVAAAEWEALGNPEQLCDIVDEVWVYGDPAVHNPLKTGEIPDFFTDRLRFTGYLANGRRVADHDTALAPEPFILTTAGGGSDGYHLLKSATRINFPAGHRHIIVTGPQLEERAFKHIASLAGPNTEVHHSWPGLSTQIARASAVIAMGGYNTVCEILCTDTPGLLIPREHPRREQLIRAESLHEARAIDYLRVGAVSTDALSAWVADAVHRTVDRSSLARDGLNVAAHYATELINHTDLVSTEGSTLK; this comes from the coding sequence ATGGAAACTACCCCTGTCCGCGTCCTGCTCTATAGCCATGATTCCCAAGGTCTTGGGCATGTTCGACGCAACTTGACCATCGCCCACCACATCGCTGCCGCAATCCCCGCAGCAACGGGACACCCCGTCTCCGGCCTGCTCGTCTCAGGACTCGCCCCCGCCAGCGTGTTCCCGCTGCCACAAGGATTCGACTGGCTCACCATCCCTGGGATATCCAAAGGAAAAGACGGCTACCAGCCACGCAGCCTTGGCGAGCCAACCCACAACCTCATTCGGTTGCGTTCTGAACTGCTTAAATCCACACTGCTTTCCTTCGCCCCAGACCTGGTGATCATCGACCGGCACATCTACGGCGTGTGGAAGGAACTGTTCACCCCGCTCGAACAACTACGCACGGCACACCCCCACACCTCTGTAGTGTTGGGCCTACGCGAGGTGTTGGACGAACCCGCCGTTGCAGCCGCTGAATGGGAGGCACTGGGCAACCCCGAACAACTTTGCGACATTGTTGATGAAGTCTGGGTCTACGGCGACCCTGCCGTGCATAACCCCCTCAAAACCGGCGAAATCCCCGACTTTTTCACCGACCGCCTCCGCTTCACCGGCTACCTCGCCAACGGTCGGCGCGTCGCAGATCACGACACAGCCCTGGCACCCGAACCCTTCATCCTCACCACTGCGGGCGGCGGATCTGACGGCTACCACCTCCTTAAATCGGCCACGCGTATCAACTTCCCCGCTGGCCACCGCCACATCATTGTCACCGGGCCGCAACTTGAGGAACGAGCATTCAAACACATCGCCTCGCTGGCCGGGCCGAACACCGAGGTACACCACTCCTGGCCTGGACTGAGTACCCAAATTGCGCGAGCGTCGGCAGTGATCGCCATGGGTGGTTACAACACTGTGTGCGAAATCCTCTGCACTGACACCCCAGGGCTGCTGATTCCCCGTGAACACCCCAGACGTGAACAACTCATTCGCGCCGAATCTTTGCATGAGGCCCGAGCTATTGATTACCTGCGCGTGGGCGCGGTGAGCACCGACGCCCTGAGCGCCTGGGTTGCCGATGCCGTGCACCGCACTGTTGATCGGTCAAGTTTAGCCCGGGACGGGTTGAATGTTGCAGCGCACTACGCCACAGAACTGATAAATCACACTGATCTTGTTTCCACGGAAGGCAGCACCCTCAAATGA